A genomic segment from Klebsiella africana encodes:
- a CDS encoding FecCD family ABC transporter permease yields the protein MRPALARRLLLMTLLLVSLTLFATTLGAMRLPLVNLLPSGDEILRHIWLTIRLPRVLLALLVGAALALSGCVMQGLFRNPLADPGLLGISSGAALAVASWLVLPFSAAGLIALYMPMLAAFIGSLAVMVVIFILSRADEGSLSRLLLVGIAINALCGALVGVLSWLSNDAQLRQLSLWGMGSLGQAEWPTLLVAATLIIPAALAVWWMASRLNLLQLGDEEAHYLGVKVQALQRWLLLCSAVLVAVAVAISGVIGFIGLVVPHLMRLWLGPDHRGLIPGSLLAGAILLLLADTLARTVAAPAEIPVGLLTSLLGAPWFLWLVFRRENSRHG from the coding sequence ATGCGCCCTGCCCTCGCCCGCCGTTTGCTGTTGATGACGTTGCTGCTGGTCTCCCTGACGCTGTTTGCCACCACCCTCGGCGCCATGCGCTTGCCGCTGGTCAACCTGCTGCCTTCCGGGGATGAGATACTGCGCCACATCTGGCTGACCATCCGTCTGCCGCGGGTGCTGCTGGCCCTGCTGGTGGGCGCAGCGCTGGCCCTCTCCGGCTGCGTGATGCAGGGGCTGTTTCGCAACCCGCTTGCCGACCCGGGCCTGCTGGGCATCAGCAGCGGCGCCGCGCTGGCGGTGGCCAGTTGGCTGGTGCTCCCGTTCTCCGCTGCGGGGCTGATCGCCCTGTATATGCCGATGCTGGCGGCGTTTATTGGCAGCCTGGCGGTGATGGTGGTGATTTTCATCCTCAGCCGGGCGGATGAGGGTTCGCTGTCGCGCCTGCTGCTGGTGGGGATCGCCATCAACGCGCTGTGCGGCGCGCTGGTCGGCGTCCTGTCCTGGCTGAGCAATGACGCCCAGCTGCGCCAGCTATCGCTGTGGGGAATGGGCAGCCTGGGCCAGGCCGAATGGCCGACGCTGCTGGTGGCCGCGACCTTGATTATCCCGGCGGCGCTGGCGGTGTGGTGGATGGCGTCCCGCCTCAATCTGCTGCAGCTTGGCGATGAAGAGGCGCACTATCTTGGGGTCAAGGTGCAGGCGCTGCAGCGCTGGCTGCTGCTGTGCAGCGCGGTGCTGGTGGCCGTCGCGGTGGCCATCAGCGGAGTCATCGGCTTTATCGGCCTGGTGGTGCCGCACCTGATGCGCCTGTGGCTGGGACCGGACCATCGCGGACTGATCCCCGGCTCGCTGCTGGCCGGCGCGATCCTGCTTCTGCTGGCCGACACCCTGGCCCGCACCGTGGCGGCGCCGGCGGAGATACCGGTCGGTCTGCTCACCAGCCTGCTGGGCGCCCCCTGGTTTCTGTGGCTGGTCTTTCGTCGGGAGAACTCCAGACATGGTTAA
- a CDS encoding hemin-degrading factor, whose amino-acid sequence MPNAQPDLWQRYQATKAASTAKYARDIAAEMGISEAELTAARLGHDAVRLSDDARALIAALEHVGETKCICRNEYAVHEQVGQFTHQHLSGHAGLVLNPRALDLRLFLSQWASAFHLNDNGRQSIQFFDHHGDALLKVYATTQTNMAAWDTLIAEYRVAAPAPLALRPLETVKYADTADGAALENDWRAMTDVHQFFGLLRKYQLSRQQAFRLVSDDLACRVDRHALPSLLETVRQEGNEIMIFVGNRGCVQIFTGALEKLSPMRGWLNIFNTTFTLHLREESIDEVWVTRKPTSDGHVTSVELFAKDGTQIAQLYGQRSEGHPEQAQWRQQVDHLTREGLPA is encoded by the coding sequence ATGCCAAATGCACAACCTGACCTGTGGCAGCGCTACCAGGCCACCAAAGCGGCCAGTACCGCGAAATATGCCCGCGACATCGCCGCGGAAATGGGGATCAGCGAAGCCGAGCTGACCGCCGCCCGCCTCGGCCATGATGCCGTGCGCCTGAGCGATGACGCCCGGGCGCTGATTGCCGCCCTGGAGCACGTCGGCGAAACCAAATGCATCTGCCGCAACGAGTATGCCGTGCATGAGCAGGTGGGCCAGTTCACGCACCAGCACCTCAGCGGCCACGCCGGGCTGGTGCTAAACCCGCGCGCGCTCGACCTGCGCCTGTTCCTCAGCCAGTGGGCCAGCGCCTTCCATCTGAACGATAATGGCCGTCAGAGCATCCAGTTTTTCGACCACCACGGCGATGCCCTGCTGAAAGTCTATGCGACCACGCAGACCAACATGGCGGCCTGGGACACCCTGATCGCGGAATATCGGGTGGCGGCGCCGGCACCGCTGGCCCTGCGCCCGCTGGAGACGGTGAAATATGCCGATACCGCCGACGGCGCCGCCCTGGAGAACGACTGGCGTGCGATGACCGACGTTCACCAGTTCTTCGGTCTGCTGCGAAAATATCAGCTTTCCCGCCAGCAGGCTTTTCGTCTCGTGAGCGACGATCTCGCCTGCCGCGTGGATCGCCATGCGCTGCCGTCGCTGCTGGAGACGGTGCGCCAGGAAGGTAATGAAATCATGATTTTCGTCGGCAATCGCGGCTGCGTGCAGATCTTCACCGGCGCCCTGGAAAAGCTGTCCCCCATGCGCGGCTGGCTGAATATTTTCAATACCACCTTTACCCTGCATCTGCGCGAAGAGAGCATCGATGAAGTGTGGGTGACCCGCAAGCCGACCTCGGACGGACACGTCACCAGCGTCGAACTGTTCGCCAAAGACGGCACCCAGATTGCCCAGCTCTATGGCCAGCGCAGCGAGGGCCACCCCGAGCAGGCGCAATGGCGCCAGCAGGTAGACCACCTGACCCGTGAAGGGCTGCCCGCATGA
- a CDS encoding heme/hemin ABC transporter substrate-binding protein, with amino-acid sequence MMRWLLLFIAFPLLSHAAVERLVTLGGDVTEIVYALDAEQSLVARDSTSSWPPAAQKLPDVGYLRQLNAEGILALRPQLVLASAQAQPSLVLHKVQASGVKVVNVPGAESLSAIDNKVAVIAEALGKTAAGDALRQQLQQQIAAIPTQPVAKRVLFILSHGGMNTLVAGQHTAADGAIRAAGLQNAMQGFDHYRAMSQEGVAASRADLVVISADGLKGMGGEAGLWKLPGLAQTPAGRHKQLLTIDDMALLGFGPRTPQAIIALRNKAEQLP; translated from the coding sequence ATGATGCGCTGGTTACTGCTCTTCATCGCTTTCCCGCTGCTGAGCCACGCCGCCGTTGAGCGGCTCGTCACGCTCGGCGGAGATGTCACTGAGATCGTCTATGCCCTTGACGCGGAACAGAGCCTGGTGGCGCGGGACAGCACCAGCAGCTGGCCCCCGGCGGCGCAAAAGCTGCCGGACGTTGGCTACCTGCGGCAGCTGAACGCCGAGGGGATCCTCGCATTACGCCCGCAGCTGGTATTAGCGAGCGCCCAGGCGCAGCCCTCGCTGGTCTTACACAAGGTGCAGGCGAGCGGGGTGAAGGTGGTTAACGTGCCGGGCGCCGAAAGTCTGTCCGCGATCGATAACAAAGTGGCCGTCATTGCCGAAGCGTTAGGCAAAACGGCGGCGGGCGACGCGCTGCGCCAGCAGCTCCAGCAACAGATCGCCGCCATTCCAACGCAGCCGGTTGCTAAGCGGGTGCTGTTTATTCTCAGCCACGGCGGAATGAATACCCTGGTGGCCGGGCAGCACACCGCGGCCGATGGTGCCATTCGCGCCGCCGGGTTGCAGAACGCCATGCAGGGCTTTGACCACTATCGTGCCATGTCGCAGGAAGGGGTGGCCGCCAGCCGGGCGGATCTGGTGGTGATCTCCGCCGATGGTCTCAAAGGGATGGGCGGCGAAGCCGGGCTGTGGAAACTGCCCGGCCTGGCGCAGACCCCGGCGGGGCGTCATAAACAGCTGCTGACGATCGACGATATGGCCCTGCTGGGCTTCGGGCCGCGCACACCGCAGGCGATAATCGCGCTGCGAAACAAAGCGGAGCAGTTGCCCTGA